The region ACCATCCCGAAAGCCCTGTCGGAGGGCCGTTTCAGTCGGATTCGGGCCCGCTGGGCGTCTCGGCTATCGCCGCGACGTCAGCATCGCGGCGGCCACGATGAGGATGCCGCCTCCCAGGGTCGCCCAGGTGGGAACCTCGCTGAAGACCCCGTAGCCGATCAGCACCGCCCAGATGAGGGCCGTGTATTCGAGGGGGGCGAGGCGCGCCGCCTCGGCCTTGGCATAGGCGGTTGCCATGAGCACGTGGCCGATCACGCCCAGCACCCCCATCAGCGCGAACCAGGCCAGGTGCTCGTAATGCAGCGGCTGCCACGCCCAGATGCCGAAGGGCGCGACCAGGAGGAACGGGCCCATGTTCTGGAAGATGACGATGTGCAGGAACTTGTCCCGCTGGGCGCGCTGGCGCAGCAACACGAGGCTCAGCGCATAGGTGATCGCCGACAGCAGGGCGGCGCCGACACCCGTCCACGAGCGGGCCGCGTTGGCCTCCCCCGTCTGGCCGAGGACGACCACGAGGGTTCCGAGAAACCCGATGCCGATGGCGCCGACGATCCGGCTGTCGACCCGCTCCCGCAGCATCAGCATCCCGAACAGGGCGATGAACATCGGCGACAGGAACGACAGGACGAGGGTCTCGGCGAGGGGCAGCTGCCCGAGGGCATAGAAGAAGCTCAGGGCCGTGATGACCGCGATCACGGAGCGGATCGCATTGGCCGCGACGGTTTCCCGGTTGGGCCAGCCCGGCCTGAGGACGGCCACGACGCCCGCGACGACGATGCTGCCGCACATGAAGCGCAGGAAGGCGACTTGGAAGGTCGGGTAGGAAGCGGACATCCCCTTGATGACCGCATCCATGATGGAGAGAACCGCGATGCCAGCGGCCGCCCGGAGGGCGGGACCGAATTTCATGATGTCACGACGATGTGAAAGCCGGCGTCCGGGATGAGCGCCGTCGAAGGAAGAGGCTCTTACCGCACTTTCCGCAGCGGTTCACTCCTCTTTTCGGAGCATCGGCAGGAAAGCTCTCCTGCAAATCCTGCTTAAATTCATCCAGCTTGGCGGAAACAAAAGCCGCGCTTGTCGTTTATTCTGCAAATCACCGATAAGGATACGTTAATGCGCGCTTGGATCCCTTGCTCTGCAATGCTTCTGGCTGTCCTTCTCCCGGCTGCCGCCTCGGCGCAGCCGGTCTACGGAAACGGCAATTTCTACGGCAATACTTACATCGCTCCGGGCTATGACTACCCTTATGCACGGACGGAGGATGGTTACCGTGAGAGCTATCCCCTCGTGACCCGTCCGGCGGCTCGCGCCTCCCGGGCTGAGCGCATGGCGGGCTATCCCTACGACGTGACCACCACCGGCAGCACCGTGGCCTCCCTGCCGCAGGATTATGGGAACGGCACGGGCTACGACAACAGCATCGATTATGCGATCGCGCCGCAGTTCCAGCGCCAGCTCGTGTCCTATCCGGGCAACGAGCGTCCGGGCACGATCGTGGTCGATACCAACAGCAAGTTCCTCTATCTCGTTCAGGACGGCGGCCGCGCCATCCGCTACGGCATCGGCGTCGGCCGCGAAGGCTTCGAGTGGCGCGGTCGCCAGACCGTTTCCATGAAGCGCGAATGGCCGTCCTGGCGTCCGCCGGCCGACATGCTGCGCCG is a window of Microvirga lotononidis DNA encoding:
- a CDS encoding DMT family transporter; the protein is MKFGPALRAAAGIAVLSIMDAVIKGMSASYPTFQVAFLRFMCGSIVVAGVVAVLRPGWPNRETVAANAIRSVIAVITALSFFYALGQLPLAETLVLSFLSPMFIALFGMLMLRERVDSRIVGAIGIGFLGTLVVVLGQTGEANAARSWTGVGAALLSAITYALSLVLLRQRAQRDKFLHIVIFQNMGPFLLVAPFGIWAWQPLHYEHLAWFALMGVLGVIGHVLMATAYAKAEAARLAPLEYTALIWAVLIGYGVFSEVPTWATLGGGILIVAAAMLTSRR
- a CDS encoding L,D-transpeptidase; its protein translation is MLLAVLLPAAASAQPVYGNGNFYGNTYIAPGYDYPYARTEDGYRESYPLVTRPAARASRAERMAGYPYDVTTTGSTVASLPQDYGNGTGYDNSIDYAIAPQFQRQLVSYPGNERPGTIVVDTNSKFLYLVQDGGRAIRYGIGVGREGFEWRGRQTVSMKREWPSWRPPADMLRRRPDLPRFMEGGPDNPLGARALYLGSTLYRIHGTNEPHTIGQAVSSGCIRMLNDDVTDLYNRVKVGASVVVL